DNA sequence from the Simiduia curdlanivorans genome:
CACCAATAACGAGACATTTTTACTGTCCATTTGCCAGTGTGCGAGCTGCTGTGATAGCTGCTCGGTGCTCCAATCTTTACCCTTAACTTCTAGAGCAATCACCCGATCGCCGTCGCCGATAGCCGCCAAGATGGCCCCCGATTCTTTGGCTATGGCATTGGCCGTGGAGCTGGTTTTACTGCGCGAACCGAGCGGAATTTCCACCAGTTCTAAGGCAAGCTCGCGCGGCAAGCGCTTGACGTATTCGCCATAGGCCTCCTGCACCCAGCCAGGCATGCGCGTGCCCACGGCGATCAGGCGAATACGCATTAGGCGTTGCGATCACTGGGTTTCATGGACCACAATTTTTCCAGATCGTAGAGCTCTCGCGTAGCCGGCAACATCACATGCAAAATGGTGTCGGAAAAATCCACCAGCACCCATTCAGGTGCATCCAAACCTTCGACGCCGATTGGGCGAATGTCGCTTTTCTTGGCCTCTTCAATGGCGTTTTCCGCCACCGAGCGCACGTGACGCGACGAGGTGCCGCTGGCAATGATTAAAGTATCCATCACATCGGTCATACCGCGCACATCGAGGGTCACTATGTCCTTAGCCTTCATGTCCTCAAGCGCTTTGATGATGATGTCGTTCAATGGGGTCGTCATGTTCAGTTGTTTCCAAGTTCAGCAATCAATAAATAACAAGCGACCAGCCTTAACAGCAAGTCGCCAAAGTTTTAGCTTAGTCGCAGACTAAGATTTGCGCGGGCATTAAGTGTCGCGCGGGTAAAGCCGGTGCGTTTGTATATAGTCCGCCACACTCGGCACCAACCAATCGTGGTCGCTAGCGCCTGAGCGCAAGGCAGATCTAATCGCCGTCGCCGACTGCGGAAAATCCGCGTCGAGCCGAATCACCTGGCCGCAGGCCTGAGCGAGCCCTTTCAGATCGCTGCAAACCCGTCCCTCCAGCCACTCACCCACCGCCGAGGTCTCAGCTGGCCAAGCTTGGCCAGGCCGTGCTACCGCCACCAGATGAGCGCAATCGGTCAGCTGCTGCCACTCGCGCCAAGTATTTAAGGCGTTGAGTGAATCCATGCCCAAAATAAAAAACAGCGGTGTTTGCTCGCCCGCCTCGCAACGAATCTCGCGCAGGCTGTCGATGGTATAGCTGGTGCGGTTACGCACTAATTCGCGACTGTCCAAGCTCAAGCTCGGGTAGTCAGCTATCGCCAATTGCACCATGGCCGCGCGCTGTTCGGCGCTGGCCGTTGGGCTAGTGCGATGAGGCGGCAAATGGGTCGGCATTAAGCGCAGTTGCGCTAAATCCAACTGCCGACAAACTTGCAGCGCGAGCGCTACATGCCCTGTGTGAATGGGGTCAAAGGTGCCGCCAAAAATACCCAGCCCGTTCGTCATCGGCTAGTCGCGAATTTGACCGGTACCGAACACTATCCATTTTTGCGACGTTAGCCCCTCGAGACCCACCGGCCCTCGGGCGTGCAGTTTATCGGTAGAAATACCAATTTCAGCGCCCAGCCCGTACTCAAAGCCATCGGCAAAACGGCTTGAGGCATTGACCATTACCGAGCTCGAATCCACCTGGCGCAAAAACTTATGCGCGCGCGAGTAATCCTCGGTGACAATAACTTCCGTGTGGCGCGAAGTGTATTGCTCGATGTGTTCCATCGCCTGATCCATGCCTTCAACCACGCGAATAGACAATACCGGCGCCAAATATTCCGTGCCCCAATCCTCTTCTGTCGCCACCTTGGCATCGATCACGGCGCGGGTCTTTTCGCAACCGCGCAACTCCACGCCCTTTGCCGTGTAGGCCTCGGCCAAGCGCGGCAAAATTTCAAAGGCGACGCCCTCGGCCACCAATAAGGTTTCCATGGCGTTGCACACACCGTAGCGATGGGTCTTGGCATTCAGGGCGATATTAAAGGCCATATCCAAATCGGCGCGATCGTCTATGTAGACGTGGCAAATGCCGTCTAAATGCTTCAACACAGGAACCGTGGCATCGCGGCTAATGCGCTCGATCAGGCCCTTGCCGCCGCGCGGCACTATCACATCGACAAATTCGCTTAGGGTAATCAACTCGCCCACCGCGGCCCGGTCGGCGGTTTCAATAACCTGCACACAGCTGGCTGGCAAGCCGGCCTTTTCTAGACCTTTGGCGATGCAAGTGGCGATGGCTTGGTTGGAGTGAAAGGCCTCGCTGCCACCGCGTAAAATGGTGGCATTGCCCGACTTCAAGCACAGGCTGGCCGCATCCACGGTCACATTCGGGCGGCTCTCGTAAATAATGCCGATAACGCCTAAAGGCACGCGCATCTTGCCCAGCTGGATGCCGGAGGGGCGATAACACATGTCCGATATTTCGCCGCAGGGGTCTGGTAGGGCTGCTACTTGGCGCAGACCCTCAATCATGCCAGCGACGCCGGCCGGGGTAATGGCTAGGCGATCGAGCATGGCCGCGTCTAAGCCGTTGGCCTTACCAGCGGCGAGGTCTTTTTGATTTTCCTCACACAAATAGGCCTCGGACTCTGCCATGGCCTCGGCAATAGCCAAGAGCGCTGCATTCTTAGTGGCGGTGTCTGCACCAACCAATTGACGGCCGGCTGCACGGGCCTGTTTACCCAGGGTGTGCATGTAAGCTTTTATATCCATCAATCTGCTACCTATATTTCGCGGGGCGCGCATTATACCGGCATTTGAGCCATTGGCGGGAAACTTGGTCAAAATAAAATCAATTATCGGCGAAAACGAGGGCTTATTCGCGACTTAGGCGATCCAAGGTCGCGGCCAGCCAGCTTAAGCGCTCTTGCTCGGTTAGACGCAGCGCTTTCTGCCGCTCTGCCGCCGACACGGGCAACAACTGCAACAGCTGCCAGCCCAGTGCTGCCGCAGTGTCGGCCTCGGGTAAGTCGAGCTCGGCAATGCCCGGGTGAGACTTAAATTGATCCAACACCTCGGTTAAGCCATCCCAATGGGCCGACAGCACCGACGATTGATCGGGAGTGTCAGGGTTGGCGCCCTCGGCTTCGTCTCTCTCGTCCTGACGCGCCAGTACCGGCTGGCAGGCGCCAATGATTAAGCCGCTGTCCTCAACCCGGTGCGCCTCTATGTGCACGACCTCAACACCCTGCACCGTGATGCCCAGTAGGCCATCGGGCAACTGATCCCAGTCGACAATAGCCACCTTGACCGCGAGCGGGAAAAAGTCGCCCGTGGGCTGTGCTTGGGCGATGACGAAGCCCTCGTCTTTACGCATCTGCCGGCTGATCATATCCAGATAGCGACGCTCGAAAATGCGCATGGGAAAGCGAATACCCGGCAGCGGCATTTGACCTAGGGGAAAGATAGGAAGCTCGAGCACGGCCAGTTAATCCGGAGCTGGGCCCGCAGCGGCCGGGCCAAAGGGTTTAAACATGAGTATCAACTGCGGCAATAGGGTCAGCGCCGCCAAGATGGCCGCGAGCATGGCCAAGGCGGTCAACAGACCAAAATACACCGACGGAATAAAATTCGACAAAGCCAAGATAGAAAAGCCGAGGGTGATAATCACCGAGGTGTAAAACATCGCGCGCCCAATCGAGGCGTGGGCCCGGTGCATGGCCGGCAGGTATTGCCGATCTATCTCAAACTCGCGCCGAAAGCGATGGATGTAGTGAATGGTATCGTCCACGCCGATACCCACGACTATGGCGGCAATAGTAATGGTCATCATATCGAGCGGGATATTGGCGAGGCCCATCACCCCCAGCACCACGGAGGCGGCCAGGATATTCGGCAAAATGCCGATGAGTGCCAACAGGAGATTGCGAAACAGCAAGCTCATCATTAAGGCGATACCTAAAAACACCACGCCCAAGGTAACGATTTGCGAGTGAAACAAACTCTGCAGCATATTGTTGTACAGCACCAATACGCCGGAAAAGCTCACCTGCTCAGGCTTAAAGCCCAAGTCATTTTGGGTGGCATAGTCGCGAATTTTTTCAACCAGGGCGGCGCGCTGAAGATTGGGATCATTCTCCTTCACCCGCAAGCTTATACGCGCTTGGTTATTTTCCACCGACAGATAGGGCGCCACCAGCAAGTCGCGAATGCTATCTGGCAGCGACTGGCGCAGCACCGCCAGTTCAAAGTCATTTAATGGCGCACCGTTCACATCCCTGGCAACCTTGTAAGCCGTGGCCAGCGACTGCACCTTGCCCACTTCCGGCAGGGATTCGAGGTAGTCGTGTAAAAACTCAATCTGCGCCAGACCGGCACTGGTAAACCAATAGCTTTCGCGCGGCGCGGCGGCCGGGTTCTGCTCAGAGAAGGGGTCGACCTCGCCAAAGGGATCGGCTTCCAACATTGGCTCCGGCGCGTCGAAGGGATCTTGTACATCGAAGGCATCAACCTCGTTAAACGGGTCGTCGTTGGAGCTGTTGAGCTCTACCGATTCGGGCAAGCCATCGAGCAATATATCGAGGCTTACCGTGCCGCCAAGGGAGTCGTCGATCACGGTCATGCCTTGATAAATTTCGGTGCTGGGTCGGAAGTAATCGATAAACCGATTTTCCACTTTTAGCTGGCTAATACCAAGCGCACTCATAGCTGCAATGACTAGCGACAAGATTAACACCGTACCGCCGAAGCGCTCGGTAAAGCGCGAAAAGCGCAAGGTAATGGCCGAGCTTCCATCGCTATCGCCTTTCGGCCTGAGCGCTGCGGGTTGCACTAACATTAAACCAGCCGGAATAATGATAAAAGACAACACCACGGCAACCGTTAAGCCGATAACCATCATCCAGCCAAAATCCATCACCGGACGGATATTGCTCACCACCAGCGAGGCAAAGGCCACCATGGTGGTGAGGGCGGTATAAACCACCGGCTTATACATAAACTGAACTGTTTCTTGCACCAGCTGGGCTTGATCCCACTCTGGCTGCGCCACAACCAACTCTCTATAGCGCACCACCAAATGGATCGTAATTGCCAAGCCGATGATCAACAGCAAGGCGACAAAATTGGAGGAAATGACGGTTAAACGCCAATCAATCCAACTGAGCCAACCCAACACCATCACCACCGACGACACAGCGGTTAACACCGGCAACAGCACCAACACCCAGTGCCGAAAAATAACCGTCATCAACACCAAAATGAACACCAAAATAGCGGCGCCAAACACCACCAGGTCGCTCTTAATAAAGCTGATCATATCGGCGGTGATCATGGTGACACCGCCGAGATAAATCTGGGCTCGATCTTTATAACCGGCCACGATAGCCCGCACCGCGTCAACTCTAGCCGTGGCAGCTTCTGCAGCGGCGGTGCGATAAGCCAAAAACTCGGCGCTAATGGCCTCTAGCTGCGCTTTTTCTTGCGCCGTTAAGCGCGTGGTTTTGGCCCGCGCGCGCAAGCCATCGCGCTCGCGCACCAAGGCGATATAGGTTTCATCAACGGCTAAGTTGAGCAACAGTGCGGTGGTTTGACCGTCTGGCCCTAGCAGCATATCCCGGTAAATCGGGCTCTCGAGAAACTCACGCTTGGCCGCCGCGCGATCGACGCCGGTGCTCAGTAAATTTTTCGGTTCGTTCAAATCGCTCATGGTGATAAGCGGGCTGTACAGCAAGGGCACGGTCAAGATGCTATTGATGCCAATCACGCCCTCAACCTCAGCTAAATCCGCTTGCAGACTTTGCAGCAGCGTTAAGGCTTGATCGGAAAAGAGATCCTGTTCTGGCTTGAAGGTCACCACTAAAAAATCGCCAGACTGATAGCGTTTGCTAACCTCGCGAAAATAGTCGACCGCCGCATCGTTCTCTAGGGTCAAGGAATCAGCGGAAGCGTCCAGCTTAAAATTAGGTAAGCCAAGCGAGAAGGTCACCAATACCAGCGCGACGAGGGCTAAGGCCAAGGCCGGGCTGCCGATAACCAAGCGGCGGTAGAATCTATAGAGTATTTGCGTCATGTCATACGAACTGTCGATGGCCTTCCCTGTGCCACGCATTATGGGGCTTGGCCGATTAAATTAAAACTGCCGTTTAAATCAGCCACTGATACGCAACGGGTTAACGAATGGATGTTTATGCCCCTCTATGTGGGGCCGAGTCGGCAAACTACAAGCTAAAAAGGTTTACTATTTAGCCGTATGAGGCATTAAATAGTCTCTCGGATAAGGCAAAGCGCTCACATGACGCTTTGACATTTGTGCTAACTTCACACGAGAGGATGAGCACAAAAGATCTTTTCAGTTATAATCCCTGTTAACGGCCTCAGTTAACGGCGTCCTTCGAACCACACAGTTACGGCTCTGAATGTACAAAATCCAATTAAAAAGCCAAGCCGGTGAACCCCATTGGATCGCCGAAAAAAATATCGCGCTCGGCTCAGCCGAAGATTGCACGATTATCGTACCCAGCGCCGAAGCCCATCACGCCCGTATCATTAGCCAAAACAACCACGCCATCCTGCGCGATAACCGCAGCCAGTCCGGCACCTTTATCAACGGACAACGCATCACCGAGAAAGAAATTTTTCCCGGCGACGTCATACGCATCGGCAAAGAAGAGCTGGTCATCCTAGGCCCTGGCGACTCGCTAAAAATGAACGCCGTAAGCCAAGACCACCTAGCCAATCGCTGGTGTTTGGTCAGCAACAGCAGTTGGTTGGCGGGCCAAGAATTCGTCATAACTCTCGGTATTTCCGCCATCGGGCGCGGCGCCCAGTGTGAGATAGTCATTCCCGGCACCCACTTATCGCGCCAGCACGCCGAGTTCGAACTGCACGAAGGCC
Encoded proteins:
- the rlmH gene encoding 23S rRNA (pseudouridine(1915)-N(3))-methyltransferase RlmH, with protein sequence MRIRLIAVGTRMPGWVQEAYGEYVKRLPRELALELVEIPLGSRSKTSSTANAIAKESGAILAAIGDGDRVIALEVKGKDWSTEQLSQQLAHWQMDSKNVSLLVGGPDGLSDQCRARADVHWSLSRLTLPHPLVRVLLSEQIYRAWTILANHPYHK
- the rsfS gene encoding ribosome silencing factor → MTTPLNDIIIKALEDMKAKDIVTLDVRGMTDVMDTLIIASGTSSRHVRSVAENAIEEAKKSDIRPIGVEGLDAPEWVLVDFSDTILHVMLPATRELYDLEKLWSMKPSDRNA
- the nadD gene encoding nicotinate-nucleotide adenylyltransferase → MTNGLGIFGGTFDPIHTGHVALALQVCRQLDLAQLRLMPTHLPPHRTSPTASAEQRAAMVQLAIADYPSLSLDSRELVRNRTSYTIDSLREIRCEAGEQTPLFFILGMDSLNALNTWREWQQLTDCAHLVAVARPGQAWPAETSAVGEWLEGRVCSDLKGLAQACGQVIRLDADFPQSATAIRSALRSGASDHDWLVPSVADYIQTHRLYPRDT
- a CDS encoding glutamate-5-semialdehyde dehydrogenase, with amino-acid sequence MDIKAYMHTLGKQARAAGRQLVGADTATKNAALLAIAEAMAESEAYLCEENQKDLAAGKANGLDAAMLDRLAITPAGVAGMIEGLRQVAALPDPCGEISDMCYRPSGIQLGKMRVPLGVIGIIYESRPNVTVDAASLCLKSGNATILRGGSEAFHSNQAIATCIAKGLEKAGLPASCVQVIETADRAAVGELITLSEFVDVIVPRGGKGLIERISRDATVPVLKHLDGICHVYIDDRADLDMAFNIALNAKTHRYGVCNAMETLLVAEGVAFEILPRLAEAYTAKGVELRGCEKTRAVIDAKVATEEDWGTEYLAPVLSIRVVEGMDQAMEHIEQYTSRHTEVIVTEDYSRAHKFLRQVDSSSVMVNASSRFADGFEYGLGAEIGISTDKLHARGPVGLEGLTSQKWIVFGTGQIRD
- a CDS encoding LON peptidase substrate-binding domain-containing protein, which produces MLELPIFPLGQMPLPGIRFPMRIFERRYLDMISRQMRKDEGFVIAQAQPTGDFFPLAVKVAIVDWDQLPDGLLGITVQGVEVVHIEAHRVEDSGLIIGACQPVLARQDERDEAEGANPDTPDQSSVLSAHWDGLTEVLDQFKSHPGIAELDLPEADTAAALGWQLLQLLPVSAAERQKALRLTEQERLSWLAATLDRLSRE
- a CDS encoding efflux RND transporter permease subunit, with product MTQILYRFYRRLVIGSPALALALVALVLVTFSLGLPNFKLDASADSLTLENDAAVDYFREVSKRYQSGDFLVVTFKPEQDLFSDQALTLLQSLQADLAEVEGVIGINSILTVPLLYSPLITMSDLNEPKNLLSTGVDRAAAKREFLESPIYRDMLLGPDGQTTALLLNLAVDETYIALVRERDGLRARAKTTRLTAQEKAQLEAISAEFLAYRTAAAEAATARVDAVRAIVAGYKDRAQIYLGGVTMITADMISFIKSDLVVFGAAILVFILVLMTVIFRHWVLVLLPVLTAVSSVVMVLGWLSWIDWRLTVISSNFVALLLIIGLAITIHLVVRYRELVVAQPEWDQAQLVQETVQFMYKPVVYTALTTMVAFASLVVSNIRPVMDFGWMMVIGLTVAVVLSFIIIPAGLMLVQPAALRPKGDSDGSSAITLRFSRFTERFGGTVLILSLVIAAMSALGISQLKVENRFIDYFRPSTEIYQGMTVIDDSLGGTVSLDILLDGLPESVELNSSNDDPFNEVDAFDVQDPFDAPEPMLEADPFGEVDPFSEQNPAAAPRESYWFTSAGLAQIEFLHDYLESLPEVGKVQSLATAYKVARDVNGAPLNDFELAVLRQSLPDSIRDLLVAPYLSVENNQARISLRVKENDPNLQRAALVEKIRDYATQNDLGFKPEQVSFSGVLVLYNNMLQSLFHSQIVTLGVVFLGIALMMSLLFRNLLLALIGILPNILAASVVLGVMGLANIPLDMMTITIAAIVVGIGVDDTIHYIHRFRREFEIDRQYLPAMHRAHASIGRAMFYTSVIITLGFSILALSNFIPSVYFGLLTALAMLAAILAALTLLPQLILMFKPFGPAAAGPAPD
- a CDS encoding FHA domain-containing protein, which produces MYKIQLKSQAGEPHWIAEKNIALGSAEDCTIIVPSAEAHHARIISQNNHAILRDNRSQSGTFINGQRITEKEIFPGDVIRIGKEELVILGPGDSLKMNAVSQDHLANRWCLVSNSSWLAGQEFVITLGISAIGRGAQCEIVIPGTHLSRQHAEFELHEGQLRIRDLGSANGTFVNENRIEANQPIRLVPGDRLRFDVYSFQVVGPGMTTGSTRLRQPLSETQPINRKAVSSDPKAWKTKPTSPGNREEPVHNTKGPIAAAVVFLIITVAAGLYLAFQM